Proteins encoded by one window of Cucurbita pepo subsp. pepo cultivar mu-cu-16 chromosome LG14, ASM280686v2, whole genome shotgun sequence:
- the LOC111810199 gene encoding type I inositol polyphosphate 5-phosphatase 2, whose translation MRTRREKRSEAFWPSIVMKKWLNIKPKVYDFSEDEVDTETESEDDVCSLKNERTHKQEDRASRAQRNLSTCSNRISDIPSSNQLRHRRGKSETLRVQYINTKDLRVTIATWNVAGRVPDESLEIDDWLCTEDPGDIYIIGFQEVVPLNAGNVLGAEDNKPIPKWEAIIRRTLNKSSEPENKHKSYSAPPSPVLRTSSLADVLASEVNDEQLELIDNEFSGNVGFELDQHPLNKLNRVNSNFQLSRIYGIDCDHRLDWPEHSLDATPQVVSSNTKLRRVVSSSARIGFRCLENPLIFPPQSFSINGNGLKRTFCSSGNLISAWKATQETSEVLDNLSDVSDISVEEEEEDGFPEELIEQEVDGDPMESTKSYPKYVRIVSKQMVGIYVSIWVRKRLRRHVNNLKVSPVGVGLMGYMGNKGSVSVSMTLYQSRLCFVCSHLTSGQKDGKEHKRNADVNEIIRRTRFSSVFDSGQPQTIPSHDQVFWFGDLNYRLNTSESVVRRLVAQKKWEELSNYDQLTRELHTGHVFDGWREGVLDFPPTYKYEFNSDRYIGETPKEGEKKRSPAWCDRILWMGKGIKQMCYKNADIRMSDHRPVSSVFQVEVEVLDHRKLQRALNYTNTAAIHPEIFADENGEYDLDF comes from the exons ATGCGGACAAGGAGAGAAAAACGCTCCGAG GCTTTTTGGCCTTCCATTGTGATGAAGAAATGGTTGAATATCAAGCCAAAGGTGTATGATTTTAGTGAGGATGAAGTTGATACTGAAACTGAGAGTGAAGATGATG TTTGCTCTCTCAAGAACGAAAGAACGCATAAACAAGAGGATCGTGCTAGTAGAGCACAAAGGAATTTATCGACATGTTCAAATCGAATTTCAG ACATTCCTAGTAGCAACCAGTTAAGACACCGACGAGGGAAATCGGAAACTCTTAGAGTTCAGTACATAAACACGAAAGATCTGAG GGTGACGATAGCTACATGGAACGTTGCGGGAAGAGTTCCAGATGAAAGCCTTGAGATAGATGACTGGCTATGTACAGAAGACCCAGGAGATATCTATATTATAGG TTTCCAAGAAGTAGTCCCTTTGAATGCTGGGAATGTGCTGGGAGCAGAGGATAACAAACCAATTCCGAAATGGGAGGCAATCATTCGAAGAACGCTGAACAAGTCTTCCGAACCCGAGAACAAACATAAAAGCTATAGCGCCCCGCCGTCCCCAGTATTGAGGACTTCGTCCTTAGCTGATGTACTTGCAAGTGAGGTTAATGATGAACAGTTAGAACTGATAGACAATGAATTTTCTGGGAATGTCGGGTTTGAATTGGATCAACATCCCCTCAACAAGTTAAACCGAGTGAACTCGAATTTTCAGTTAAGTAGAATCTATGGCATTGACTGTGACCATAGACTAGACTGGCCTGAACATTCATTGGATGCAACTCCTCAAGTTGTTTCTTCTAATACGAAGTTGCGTCGAGTAGTTAGCAGTTCTGCTCGAATTGGCTTCCGGTGCTTGGAGAATCCTCTAATATTCCCTCCGCAGAGTTTTTCGATAAACGGAAACGGGTTGAAGAGGACATTCTGTAGTTCTGGGAATCTGATCTCGGCCTGGAAAGCGACACAGGAAACTTCAGAAGTCCTGGACAACCTTTCTGATGTATCTGACATTtctgttgaagaagaagaagaagatggtttCCCAGAAGAACTTATAGAACAAGAAGTCGACGGGGATCCAATGGAGAGCACGAAATCTTATCCGAAATACGTGAGAATTGTCAGCAAGCAGATGGTAGGAATATATGTGTCGATTTGGGTTCGTAAGAGATTACGGAGACACGTTAACAATTTGAAAGTGTCTCCGGTTGGTGTTGGTCTTATGGGCTACATGGGAAACAAG GGGTCTGTTTCTGTCAGCATGACTCTTTATCAGTCGCGGTTATGTTTCGTTTGTTCTCATTTGACCTCGGGTCAGAAGGATGGAAAAGAACACAAGCGCAATGCAGACGTGAACGAAATCATACGACGAACACGTTTTTCGTCCGTGTTTGATTCAGGACAGCCACAGACAATACCTTCGCATGA TCAAGTATTCTGGTTTGGCGATTTGAATTATCGTCTGAATACGTCGGAGTCGGTTGTAAGGAGGCTTGTAGCTCAAAAAAAGTGGGAGGAACTCAGCAACTATGATCAG CTTACGAGAGAGCTGCACACGGGGCACGTATTTGATGGATGGAGAGAAGGGGTATTAGACTTCCCGCCAACGTATAAATACGAATTCAACTCGGATAGATACATCGGCGAAACCCCGaaagaaggagagaagaaaaggtcTCCAGCATG GTGTGATCGGATATTATGGATGGGAAAAGGGATAAAGCAAATGTGTTATAAGAACGCGGATATAAGGATGTCGGATCATAGGCCTGTGAGCTCTGTGTTCCAAGTAGAAGTTGAAGTTTTGGACCATAGGAAACTGCAGAGAGCTCTGAATTACACCAACACTGCTGCTATTCATCCTGAGATTTTTGCTGATGAAAATGGGGAGTATGACTTAGACTTctag
- the LOC111810552 gene encoding phenylalanine--tRNA ligase alpha subunit, cytoplasmic-like gives MAEEAILGYLEKNVEISDSGRFADEFGLDHNEVVNVIKSLNGFRYVDAEDIKKEKWILTDEGETYTATGSPELQLFLAIPPEGIPKEELQKKLGPSIFKIGCAQAAKNKWVEMGKQSISRKVQHVEDKVKNSLLQIKDGKEVHDDDVKALKARKLIVSQTWKGYSVKKGPSYAPRRKKAATDLTRENLQRGDWRELEFKEYNFNAKGQPLEGGHLHPLLKVRQQLKNIFRQMGFEEMPTNNFVESSFWNFDALFQPQQHPARDAHDTFFLQAPASTRELPEDYVERVKQVHEIGGFGSKGYGYDWKREEANKNLLRTHTTAVSSRMLYLLAQKPFAPKKYFSIDRVFRNEAVDRTHLAEFHQIEGLICDRGLTLGDLIGVLYDFFSRLGMSKLRFKPAYNPYTEPSMEIFSYHEGFKKWVEVGNSGMFRPEMLLPMGLPEDVRVIAWGLSLERPTMILYGVDNIRDLFGHKVDLGLMKKNPICRLGINAS, from the exons ATGGCGGAGGAAGCAATTCTCGGTTACCTTGAGAAGAACGTCGAAATCTCCGATTCTGGACGGTTCGCCGATGAGTTTGGACTTGATCATAACGAGGTCGTCAACGTCATCAAGAGTCTCAATGGCTTCAGATATGTCGATGCTGAA GACATTAAGAAGGAGAAATGGATTCTAACTGATGAGGGCGAGACATATACTGCTACAGGATCACCTGAGCTGCAGCTATTCTTGGCAATTCCACCCGAGGGAATTCCAAAGGAAGAACTACAG AAAAAGCTTGGTCCatctattttcaaaattggcTGTGCTCAGGCAGCAAAGAACAAATGGGTTGAAATGGGGAAGCAATCGATATCCCGAAAG GTTCAACATGTTGAGGACAAGGTGAAAAATTCACTTCTGCAGATAAAAGATGGAAAG GAAGTTCATGATGATGACGTGAAGGCACTCAAAGCAAGAAAGCTGATTGTATCACA AACATGGAAAGGCTATTCAGTGAAGAAGGGTCCTAGTTATGCtccaagaaggaaaaaggctGCGACAGATTTGACACGAGAAAATCTTCAGAG GGGAGACTGGAGAGAACTAGAATTCAAGGAGTATAACTTTAATGCCAAAGGTCAGCCCCTTGAGGGTGGTCATCTTCATCCATTGCTGAAG GTCCGACagcaattaaaaaatatttttcgtCAAATGGG ATTTGAAGAGATGCCTACCAATAACTTTGTCGAGAGCAG CTTCTGGAACTTTGATGCATTATTCCAACCACAACAACACCCTGCCCGTGATGCGCACGATACTTTCTTCTTGCAAG CTCCTGCCAGCACAAGGGAACTTCCTGAAGATTATGTGGAGCGGGTGAAACAGGTCCATGAGATTGGTGGTTTTGGATCCAAAGG ATATGGATATGATTGGAAACGAGAGGAAGCAAATAAGAACCTACTGCGAACTCATACTACTGCTGTGTCCTCCAGGATGTTATATTTGCTTGCACAG AAACCATTTGCCCCCAAAAAGTACTTCTCGATAGACCGCGTTTTCAGAAATGAAGCAGTAGATCGAACCCATCTTGCTGAATTTCACCAGATAGAAG GGTTGATATGTGATCGAGGACTTACTCTTGGAGACTTGATTGGAGTATTGTATGACTTCTTCTCTCGTCTAG GCATGTCCAAGCTACGCTTCAAGCCTGCTTATAACCCATATACCGAACCCAGCATGGAAATTTTCAG TTATCATGAAGGCTTTAAGAAATGGGTGGAAGTTGGAAATTCAGGAATGTTCAGACCCGAAATGCTGCTACCTATGGGGCTTCCAGAGGATGTCCGTGTTATTGCATGGGGTCTTTCACTCGAGAG ACCAACCATGATCTTGTACGGTGTTGATAACATTCGCGATCTCTTTGGCCACAAG GTCGATCTTGGTCTAATGAAGAAAAATCCGATATGCCGCCTCGGCATCAATGCAAGTTGA